One Heyndrickxia oleronia genomic window, CCCATCTGGATCACAAATGTTAAAATAGGCAAAATCATCAAAACTAACAATCTCCGATTGTATTTGATACCCCAGTTTCTGAACAAAATCATAGGACTGATGGATGTCATCTGTATGAAAATTAAACAACGGGTTTTCAGAAGGACGTATTTCCTTTATGACATCAGATGGTCCCGCATCTAATGTTAGCCCAGTATGATGATTCAGCTTAATATTGTAAACGGGTCTAGAAACCTCCGCTAAATTAAATTTTTGATTGAGTAATTGACAGTACCAGGTAACGGACCTTTTTAAATTACTGACATGTACAAAAATGGTATTAATTTCATTTTTTATCGGACTATTCATTATCAACACTACTCCTTCGAATTGAATTATTTCATATTCTCAAAAATATCATTTGATATATTTAAAGGATTCAATCATTTCAGTAATTTCCTGTTCAGAAAATTTTCCTTTTCTTTCCTTATCATATTGAGTAATATCTATTAGATAGGTAATTTTCGTCTCACGATCTTTCCATATGATATGTTGATTAAAATCATAATCAATATACTCTGCAAAACTTCCATCTTTTATATGAATCTTTTTAATATCTGTTGGTTCTCCATAGACTGTCTCAACATTCATAGGCTGCGCTAAAATGGATAGTTTAATTTCATCTCCTAAAAAAATCTGCTCAAAGTTTACTTCCTTATATGGCAGTCTTGTCATATCTCTCGATGCTTTTTCTTCATCATTAAGTGTTGTTTTTGTTACACTTTTTCCTACTCTATAAACTATATCGTGCAATTCCGCTTCAGCTTTATGCACTTTAAACGGAAGTTTTGAAGGCGTTTTTAATAATTCCACTAATTTTGGAGGAGCTTTTTTTATAATATTATCAATACTATTTGTTTTTTCTATGTTTTCACTAATTGCTTCTTCTTTTTCAACTATTCTATTGTTTGAATAGATATATAATCCTACTGCAATTACCAGTATTACCCCAATAATTATCAAACTCTTCTTATACATTATGTTTCACCCTTCAAGTTTTGAGTTTTAATAATAATTTGCACAAAATAGAGAAACGATGTTAGCAGTTACTTATCAATTTATTAGCAAGTTCTTACCAATAGATGAAATTAATAATCAACACCAATAAAATAATTATGCAAATACCACTAAACAAAAAATAGGCTAAATATCTAATTCCTTTTGGAAACTTACTAATGTCAAAACTATTTCTTTTTATCACACCTCCAGCTTCGATCTTCTGTAAATTTTCTACCGGTGAATATAAATCTTCTTCGTTCCAGCCTGTATTTGCTTGGTCAGCTGATTGTGTTTCATGAATATTCTTAATCTTAAACACACCCTTTTTTTGGTCTGTAAAAGTGTTTCCATAATAATGGATTTAATTTAAAGCTTTTTGCCATGCTTCGT contains:
- a CDS encoding VOC family protein, with the translated sequence MNSPIKNEINTIFVHVSNLKRSVTWYCQLLNQKFNLAEVSRPVYNIKLNHHTGLTLDAGPSDVIKEIRPSENPLFNFHTDDIHQSYDFVQKLGYQIQSEIVSFDDFAYFNICDPDGNIIMICTG